The proteins below come from a single Chrysoperla carnea chromosome 1, inChrCarn1.1, whole genome shotgun sequence genomic window:
- the LOC123294769 gene encoding zinc finger protein OZF-like, producing the protein MEHVAVKKEILEESDIIEYDPINKEHCEMEHVGIKEELLEERDDKMEYDPINKEHYTMEHVTVKKEILEESDEMEYDSMNKELYAMEHVAIKEEILEETDKLEYGSIKQEPCTKEHVAIKKEIIEETDSKMENGAIILNDPLQLNTQLIIKDEIFEENVLEYHKSKNEEKSLAREISDKTFNSKQNLKIHKRTSTCEKSFSCDECDKTFTLKCNLVTHKRTHSGDKPFSCDFCDKSFTQKSVLIKHNRIHTGERPFSCEVCNKSFAEKSYLIRHKRIHTGEKPFSCEMCDKTFTEKCALIKHNRIHTGEKPFSCEICDKKFSDRHYLTEHKRTHTGEKRFSCQVCDKSFTINSHLVTHKRTHTGEKPYSCKICDKSFAQKCVLIKHNRIHAGE; encoded by the coding sequence ATGGAACATGTAgctgttaaaaaagaaatacttgAAGAAAGTGACATAATAGAATATGACCCAATTAATAAAGAACATTGTGAAATGGAACATGTAGGTATTAAAGAAGAATTACTTGAAGAAAGGGATGATAAAATGGAATATGACCCAATTAATAAAGAACATTATACAATGGAACATGTAactgttaaaaaagaaatacttgAAGAGAGTGATGAAATGGAATATGACTCAATGAATAAAGAACTTTATGCGATGGAACATGTTgctattaaagaagaaatacttGAAGAAACTGATAAACTAGAATATGGCTCTATTAAACAAGAACCATGTACAAAAGAACACGTAgctattaaaaaagaaattattgaagaaaCTGATTCTAAGATGGAGAATGgagcaattattttaaatgacccGTTACAATTAAAtactcaattaattattaaagatgaaatatttgaGGAAAATGTTTTAGAATATCATAAGAGTAAGAATGAAGAAAAATCTTTGGCGCGTGAAATTAGTGACAAAACATTTAACAGTAAGCAAAATTTAAAGATTCATAAACGAACTTCTACTtgcgaaaaatcattttcatgtgacgagtgtgataaaacatttacgctGAAATGCAACTTAGTTACACATAAAAGAACTCATTCTGGAgataaaccattttcatgtgatttttgtgataaatcattcactcaaaaaagcgttttaattaaacataatcgaattcatactggagaacgacctttttcatgtgaagtGTGCAATAAATCATTTGCTGAAAAAAGCTATTTAATACggcataaacgaattcatactggagaaaagcctttttcatgtgaaatgtgtgataaaacatttactgaaaaatgtgctttaattaaacataatcgAATTCATACGGGAGAAAAGCctttttcttgtgaaatttgtgataaaaaatttagtgacAGACATTATTTAACtgaacataaacgaactcatactggagaaaaacgtttttcatgtCAAgtgtgtgataaatcatttactatAAATAGCCATTTAGTTacacataaacgaactcatactggagaaaaaccatattcatgtaagatttgtgataaatcatttgctcaaaaatgtgttttaattaaacataatcgAATTCATGCCGGAGAATAA